A window of Natrinema salaciae genomic DNA:
ATCGGTACCGCGTGACACCGTACAGGTATCCGACCCCGACGACGACCGTGAAGACGACCAGTGCGAGTAGCTGGGTCGCTCGTCCGATGGTCGGGTCCGTCGCGAGGCGGTGCGCTCGGTGGGGAACGAAATCGAGGAGGAGCGTTCCGAGGAACGCGCTCTCTTCGTCGCTCGAGTCCGGAACGAGGGTCTCCATCGCCCGCTTCGAGTACCCCTGCCAGAAGGCCCGTTCGAGTAGCCATTTCGGGTCCGTTCGATACTCGAAGACCTTGTGCTCGACTGCCGCATCGGGGACGTACCAGACGCCGCGGCCGTACTCGCGTTGCATCCGTGCGCACAGTTCGGTCTCTCCGCCCTGCAGGTTTTTGTCCCCCTTCCGGCCGCCGATGTCCGTATCGAAGCCGCCGAGGTTCAGGAACACGTCGCGACGAAAGGAGATGTTCGAGCCGAACGTGTTTCGAACCTCGCCCGCGCCGTCGGCGAACCCTCGATGGGTGACGCCGACGAGCCAGTAGAACTCTTCCGGGAGGAACTCCGGTCTGCCGGCGACCCACCGCGGCGTCATCTTCCCGCCGGCTGCGATCGCGTTCTCTCCCTCGTACGCCTCGAGCAGGAACTCGATCCACTCTTCGTCGGCGACGGCGTCGTCGTCGAGGAACGCGACCACGTCACCGCTCGCGAGTTCGACGCCGCGGTTGCGACTCGCCAGCAGTCCGCGGTTCTCGTCGTTACAGTGGATCACGATATCGTCACGATCACCGAAGTCCTCGCGAACGCGTTCATAGACGGCGTCGACGCCGTCGACGACGATCACGAGTTCGACGCTATCGTACGTCTGCTCGAGGACGCTCGTCGCGGCCTCACAGAAGTCATCGTACGTCCCGGGGTCGTAGGTACAGAGGATGACCGAAACGTCCATCGGAGCTACGTTCTCGGCCGGGCTCCGTCAGTGTGTCGGACAGTTCTTCGTACCGAAAGACTCCGCAAGTATATGACAAGGCTTATTCTTGGCTTCGGTCTCGTGCAACCTAATGAGCACCGACACCGAACGCGTCGAGGACGGGACCGAAACGTCGGTCCTGACGGCGTGGCGGAACTGGTATCACCTCCCCGTAATCGGGGCCGTGATGCTGTTCATGTTGTGGTTGCGGACCCAGTCGTACGATCGGTTCGTCACCGAGGACGGAACGCCCGCGCTCGCGGGGATCGACTCCTGGTACCACTGGCGATCGATCCAGTGGACCGCGGAAAACTATCCGCACACGATGCCGTACGAGGTCTGGACGGGGTTCCCGACCGGCCACTACGTCGGCCAGTTCGGGACGCTGTTCGATCAACTCATCGTCACCGCGGCGATGATCGTCGGCCTCGGCGATCCGTCGACCCAGACGCTGTACACGGTTTCACTGCTCGCGATCCCGACGATGGCCGCGCTCATCGCGATTCCGGTCTTCTACATGGGGCGGCGACTCGGTGGGACGCTGGGCGGTATCGTTTCGATCCTCATTCTCGCGCTCGCCCGCGGCCAGTTCCTCTCGCGGTCGACCGTCGGGCAGCTCGATCACCACATCGGGGAAGCGCTGTTCATGGCGATCGCCGTGCTCGCGATGATGGTCGCGCTCTCCGTCGGCGAACGCGAGAAGCCGATCTACGAGTTGGTCGCCGACAGGGACTGGAAACCGCTCCGGACG
This region includes:
- the aglG gene encoding glucosyl-dolichyl phosphate glucuronosyltransferase; the protein is MDVSVILCTYDPGTYDDFCEAATSVLEQTYDSVELVIVVDGVDAVYERVREDFGDRDDIVIHCNDENRGLLASRNRGVELASGDVVAFLDDDAVADEEWIEFLLEAYEGENAIAAGGKMTPRWVAGRPEFLPEEFYWLVGVTHRGFADGAGEVRNTFGSNISFRRDVFLNLGGFDTDIGGRKGDKNLQGGETELCARMQREYGRGVWYVPDAAVEHKVFEYRTDPKWLLERAFWQGYSKRAMETLVPDSSDEESAFLGTLLLDFVPHRAHRLATDPTIGRATQLLALVVFTVVVGVGYLYGVTRYR